CCCTGAAGGGGCGATATTATTGCAGGTTCTTCGGACCGCTCAGAATCCCGCTGATAATGCGCTTCAGCTCCGAATAGGAATTAACCACCGGAAGATCAGGATAATCGGCCGTTACATTGGCCGGTGGCCGGTACAGAATCCCCGTTTCAGCCTGTTTCAGCATGGAAATGTCGTTGTACGAATCTCCTATGGCAATCACCTTATAATTAAGCGATTGCATTGCCTCTACCACCTTTCTTTTTCCGTCTTTCTGACGGAGGTTATAGTCTGTAATCATTCCTTCCCTGTTCACGGTAAGATGGTGGCAGAACAGAGTGGGCCGGCCCAGTTTTTCCATCAGCGGATCGGCAAATTCAACAAAAGTGTCGGAAACAACAATCAGCTGGGTTACCGACCGGAGCCAGTTGATGAATTCACGGGCTCCGGGAAGCGGTTCGATGGAGGAAATTACGTGCTGAATATCGTGCAGGTTGAGGTGGTACTGCTCGAGAATGCTCAGTCGCTTTTTCATCAGCGCGTCATAATCGCTTATGTCGCGTGTAGTGAGCTTCAATTCGTCAATTCCTGTCTTTTTGGATACATTCACCCACACTTCGGGAACAAAGACGCCTTCAAGGTCGGAACATACAATATACATCGCCGCTATTTTATTAGAAAAACATGTTCATCAGATACTTTTTAAAAGCACGGTAATCATTTTCAACCCGTTCGAACTGTTCTTCCTTTCCGAAAATGGTTTTCAGAGATTCGGGCAGGATGGGCAGGGTACCTGTTGCTTTTTTCACTTCGTCGGGGAATTTGCCGGGGTGAGCCGTTTCAACTACAACGATGGGGATATTTCTGCTATGGGTGCCGTTTTCACGGAGGTATTCCACAGCGCCTTTCCAGGCAACTGCCCCGTGGGGTTCCAGGACAATTCCTTTCTCTTTCCACACACCGGCCATTGTTTCCATAGTTTCTTCATCGGTAATGCTCACGCCATGAAAATCATTGCGCATCTTCTCCAGGTCGGGCTGCCGGAGGATGTTTCCTTTCTCGTCCATAATGCCTCCGTACAGAGCCACCAGGCGGGCCATATTGCTTGGATGCCCCACGTTCATGGCGCTGGATATGCACATGAGCGAAGGGGAGATAATCTGGTACACTCCGGTGCGGAGGTATTCGGGCACTTCTTTATTGGCATTGGTGGCTACAATGAAGCGGTGAACGGGCAGTCCGGTTTCGCGTGCCAGGACACCTCCCATCAGATTGCCGAAATTTCCGGATGGTACAGAGAAGATGACGGGGCTGTCGGGCCGGGAGCAAACGCGCGATCCGGCATAATAGTAATACACCGTTTGCGGCAGCAGCCGTCCGATGTTGATGGAATTGGCCGAGGAAAGAGGAATCCGGTCCAGTTCCGGATCCGTAAATGCCTGTTTTACGAGAGCCTGGCAATGGTCGAACTTGCCGTCGATTCCGGCAACA
The nucleotide sequence above comes from Bacteroidales bacterium. Encoded proteins:
- the thrH gene encoding bifunctional phosphoserine phosphatase/homoserine phosphotransferase ThrH, whose protein sequence is MYIVCSDLEGVFVPEVWVNVSKKTGIDELKLTTRDISDYDALMKKRLSILEQYHLNLHDIQHVISSIEPLPGAREFINWLRSVTQLIVVSDTFVEFADPLMEKLGRPTLFCHHLTVNREGMITDYNLRQKDGKRKVVEAMQSLNYKVIAIGDSYNDISMLKQAETGILYRPPANVTADYPDLPVVNSYSELKRIISGILSGPKNLQ
- the thrC gene encoding threonine synthase — protein: MAEKGTRAIEYFSTNLKAPKVSFEEALLRGLAPDKGLYMPDRLPAIGEKLRARFPGMGYYEIAAHVLSAFLGDAIPFADLTSMCRDAYTFDVPVEPAGDNLFILRLDQGPTASFKDFAARLMARMMNYFMAKEKRHMVILTATSGDTGSAVANAFFGLEHIDVVVLYPLGEVSEVQRRQMTTLHGNVHVAGIDGKFDHCQALVKQAFTDPELDRIPLSSANSINIGRLLPQTVYYYYAGSRVCSRPDSPVIFSVPSGNFGNLMGGVLARETGLPVHRFIVATNANKEVPEYLRTGVYQIISPSLMCISSAMNVGHPSNMARLVALYGGIMDEKGNILRQPDLEKMRNDFHGVSITDEETMETMAGVWKEKGIVLEPHGAVAWKGAVEYLRENGTHSRNIPIVVVETAHPGKFPDEVKKATGTLPILPESLKTIFGKEEQFERVENDYRAFKKYLMNMFF